In one Dreissena polymorpha isolate Duluth1 chromosome 7, UMN_Dpol_1.0, whole genome shotgun sequence genomic region, the following are encoded:
- the LOC127836864 gene encoding uncharacterized protein LOC127836864 isoform X2 has product MAEGGIGCTDTEIGSVPRHSSLYSRHSQNYVESVSVEICTIMTRLGYGEEMRRWRVATYRECDRLRNAHLSNRSAIKSIGTLITAGSKGEGLTCSLESDLDYLFLLKNVICLEAGINLYSKPDDLNVYRMDTHVYPGHCRLLLERHTSSCLKIIHNALCYNGNGDVLLSSSLLLDEFSSLLAHTGVRKIVHHKCVGPSSPISVDGILHTDNVLGLRCLCPSVLHRWADRPRHWPSPVIVQNVVALGAILTPVGFKGSEFKHMEWRINFNRGEAELVSNLNDTQAKVYVILKMIIKDIIKPKNKEITSYILKNIVLWQAERNPQTRFSAYSLLHWLHDGLRELRTAIAKKHMPYYMIPERNLMEAGGINNRLHRKWVADITDMLEEGPGVILRLEKIRKAIVGSPEPMLWYSKKRMELEMLNLEIKKRVAQCGYENDFVNSINFRIEEVVIEVRQRMIQEGCSVNDLKYINDAMLM; this is encoded by the coding sequence aattatGTAGAGAGTGTGTCTGTTGAGATCTGTACTATAATGACCCGGCTGGGATACGGCGAGGAGATGAGACGGTGGCGCGTTGCGACGTACAGGGAGTGTGACAGACTGAGAAATGCACACCTAAGTAATAGATCGGCAATCAAAAGTATTGGCACTTTAATCACAGCTGGCAGTAAGGGAGAAGGGCTGACCTGCTCTTTAGAAAGCGACCTTGACTATCTATTCTTGCTGAAAAATGTCATCTGTTTGGAAGCTGGTATCAATCTGTACAGCAAACCAGACGACTTAAATGTGTACAGGATGGATACACATGTATATCCAGGACACTGCAGACTTTTATTAGAGAGACACACGTCTAGTTGTCTCAAAATAATCCACAATGCTCTGTGTTATAATGGAAATGGGGACGTTCTATTGAGCAGTAGTTTATTGTTAGATGAATTTTCGTCGCTCCTTGCACATACCGGTGTACGCAAAATTGTGCATCATAAATGCGTGGGACCGTCATCACCAATTTCCGTTGATGGGATTTTGCATACAGACAACGTACTCGGACTTCGATGTTTATGCCCAAGTGTCCTACACAGATGGGCTGACAGGCCCCGTCATTGGCCGTCACCAGTCATAGTTCAGAACGTCGTAGCATTAGGAGCGATTCTAACACCGGTAGGATTTAAGGGGAGTGAATTCAAGCACATGGAATGGAGGATTAACTTTAACCGCGGTGAGGCAGAACTCGTAAGCAACCTTAATGATACTCAGGCGAAAGTTTATGTTATACTAAAAATGATCATCAAAGATATAATCaaaccaaaaaataaagaaataacgtcatatataCTGAAAAACATAGTTTTATGGCAAGCTGAACGTAACCCACAGACACGCTTTAGTGCATACAGTTTGCTTCACTGGCTGCATGACGGTCTGAGAGAACTAAGGACTGCAATTGCCAAAAAACATATGCCGTATTACATGATTCCTGAACGAAATTTAATGGAAGCAGGTGGTATAAACAATAGGCTGCATCGTAAATGGGTAGCAGATATCACGGACATGCTAGAAGAAGGTCCCGGGGTAATACTTAGATTGGAGAAGATACGAAAGGCTATTGTCGGATCCCCGGAGCCTATGTTGTGGTACAGCAAGAAAAGGATGGAGCTGGAGATGCTGAATCTCGAGATAAAGAAAAGAGTAGCGCAATGTGGATATGAGAACGATTTCGTGAATTCGATAAATTTTCGCATTGAAGAGGTAGTGATAGAGGTGCGACAACGAATGATCCAGGAGGGCTGTTCTGTAAATGATCTGAAATATATTAATGACGCAATGTTAATGTAA